One genomic region from Planctomycetia bacterium encodes:
- a CDS encoding STAS domain-containing protein, whose amino-acid sequence MFNFEYEKVGKNGDILAVVLFGTIDETNYEYLLKCVAEEILDGSKKLILNCEQLTYISSMGLGMLVRVHSRMRKLGGDVKLAAVHNTVAQILSVVGLNKLFHIYPTVEAAIASHDA is encoded by the coding sequence ATGTTCAACTTCGAATATGAGAAGGTCGGCAAGAACGGCGACATCTTAGCCGTAGTGCTCTTCGGCACGATCGACGAGACCAACTACGAATATCTGTTGAAGTGCGTGGCCGAAGAGATTCTCGACGGTAGTAAGAAGCTCATCTTGAACTGCGAACAACTCACATACATTTCCAGCATGGGCCTCGGCATGCTCGTGCGAGTCCACTCGCGCATGAGAAAACTCGGCGGCGACGTCAAGCTGGCCGCCGTGCACAACACCGTCGCTCAAATCTTGAGCGTCGTCGGGCTGAACAAACTCTTCCACATCTATCCCACCGTCGAAGCCGCAATCGCCTCCCACGACGCCTGA
- a CDS encoding metallophosphoesterase, with protein MRILKRRPLFVAALVTLIAAFGYAWAVVTPTVGEPFTVATPPAGKPLWTFGFVGDTQQADDRLDPLMAKFESHDVEFVLHLGDMVDEAASDMEWDRLIAAALKHRVRLMPVVGNHDVRTDYADDGSIRFRQYFPDLPNTFYHFRHRGVNFLMLNSERSFAPGSEQAKFLKFHLDRQPGTAIACLHRPTFTADDRDTASMLTRRLWLHDALTKTDAVAVVSGHNHYYDRTKPLDGLTYIVSGGGGGATRETPQPRDFTASLHAGEHHYGIARVYDDRIAVEILTLDDGRTLDAFALPLKPTDRKQGGYRNRHSMELPPLAELPQYRRETLAARRAEHVGMPRPW; from the coding sequence ATGCGAATTTTGAAACGTCGTCCGCTGTTCGTCGCCGCTCTCGTCACTCTGATTGCGGCATTCGGTTACGCCTGGGCCGTCGTCACGCCGACGGTCGGCGAGCCGTTCACGGTCGCGACTCCGCCGGCCGGCAAGCCGCTCTGGACGTTCGGCTTCGTCGGCGATACGCAACAGGCCGACGATCGGCTCGATCCGTTGATGGCGAAGTTCGAGTCGCACGACGTCGAATTCGTGCTGCACTTGGGAGACATGGTCGACGAAGCGGCGAGTGACATGGAATGGGACCGCCTCATCGCCGCGGCATTGAAACATCGGGTGCGCCTGATGCCGGTCGTCGGCAACCACGACGTCCGCACCGATTACGCCGACGACGGCTCGATACGCTTTCGTCAATACTTTCCCGACTTGCCGAACACGTTCTACCACTTTCGTCATCGGGGCGTGAACTTCCTTATGCTCAACTCCGAGCGCTCGTTTGCGCCTGGGAGCGAGCAAGCGAAGTTCCTCAAGTTTCATCTAGACCGGCAGCCCGGTACGGCGATCGCCTGTCTTCATCGCCCGACATTCACGGCCGACGATCGCGACACGGCCTCGATGCTGACGCGCCGGCTATGGCTCCACGACGCACTAACGAAAACCGATGCCGTCGCAGTCGTTTCCGGCCACAACCATTACTACGATCGGACGAAGCCGCTCGATGGACTCACGTATATCGTGAGCGGCGGCGGAGGAGGGGCGACGCGCGAGACTCCCCAGCCACGCGACTTCACTGCCTCGCTTCATGCCGGCGAGCATCACTACGGAATCGCGCGCGTCTACGACGACCGCATCGCCGTCGAAATTTTGACGCTCGACGACGGCCGAACGCTTGACGCTTTCGCCCTGCCGCTGAAGCCGACGGATCGAAAGCAAGGGGGCTATCGTAATCGCCACAGTATGGAGCTGCCGCCGCTCGCCGAATTGCCCCAGTATCGGCGCGAAACGCTCGCGGCTCGTCGCGCGGAGCATGTCGGGATGCCGCGTCCTTGGTAG